The genomic stretch GCCAGGGTCCGGGAACTTAGAGGCCCCTATAACCTCCTGACGCGAAAGATGTGCCCGAGCCGGCTCGTGTTCCCAGGTGGCTACATCTGCATGTCGGCAGGAAATCCAAGGTCCGCTGTGATGGGAGAGCGGGATTCGGGGCAGGTCGGGACCCCACGGACTAGATCTGGTGCAGGTACAAGGCGTCGGCGAGAGAGGCTTGAGTTCACGACCGACGTGCCGCCGGACGCGATTACGGCTCCGCATCGCGCACGCTGGACAGGGCCACGGGTTGGCGTGATCGTTGAAGGGGATTACGCGAAGATCAAGGTGAAGGTCACCAGGAATACTCAGGATGGTGCCATATGAGCTCTCCGGTTTTTACGCAGGTTGAACCGAAGGAGTGGCAGGACCGCTACGTGGACGCTATCGCGGTCACGCGTGTTCAGCCGGAGCTCTTTTCGCGCGCATTTGGGCTGACCTTCTTCGACGGCTACGATAACCTGGACGCGTACAAGGGAGCGCTGGTCCGCCTGGGGTCCGGGAGAATCGTAGGGCTGGTCCGCCATGCCGGCACGCGTGACCCGGGAACGGAGGTGCACGTGGAATTGGATGATGACTTCGTCAGCGCGCTCCGGGAGTTTCTCGACGCATTCGACCTCTCGGTGGAGGATCTATCCTGGACGCGAGACGAAATTTCCGTCGACGATCTCCGGCTGACTGCACGGGGGGCTCACGCCTGAGCCGGCGCGGCCGGTGCTACCCGCCGATCGAGTAAGCTGTCGCTGACGCGCTGATTTGAAGTGGGGCGGTCCGGAATTTCGGGCCGCCCTACTTTTTCCGCGCCGAAGCGCATAAGACCCCGTTGACATCAGGTGTACTAGGACGCATAGTACATCATGCTTCCGTTCGAGGTGGTGCTCAGGGCCGGTGAGTCGCCCTACAGGCAGGTCGTCTATGCGGCGACCCGGGCGGTCGTGGCGGGCGAGATGGCGCCGGGCTCGTCCTTTCCGTCGGTGCGGGAGCTGAGCCAGGCGCTGAAGATCAACCCGAACACGGCGCACAAGGTGGTCGCGCAACTTGTGAGGGACGGGATCCTGGAGGTGCTCCCCGGCATCGGAACCGTCGTGGCGGAGACGCGGCACTCCTCGCCGGAGGAAAGGCGGCTGCTGCTGTCGGAGGCGGTGGAGCACCTCGTGGTGGAGGCGAAGCGGCTGGGGCTGGATGAGGAGGACGTGCTCGACGCGGTCTCCGCGCGCTGGGCGGAGCTCTTTGGGGAAGATGGGCCGCACGAAAATGCGCGGGCGCGGAATGAACCGGGAGGATCTCAGAGATGGCGATCGTAGAAACAAACGGGCTGAGCCACCGCTATGGCCGCGTCCACGCGCTGGTGGACGTGGAGCTGGAGGTGCCGGAAGGTGCGCTCTACGCGCTGCTGGGTGCGAACGGGGCGGGGAAGTCGACGCTCCTCCAGATCCTGATGGGCCTGCGCCGGGCGACCGCCGGCCGCGCATCCGTTCTGGGCAGGGACGTCTCCAGGCTGACGACGGACGATCGCGGGAGGATCACGTACGTCGCGGAGGGGCAGGCCCTTCCCGCTTGAATGACGATCCAGCAGCTGGAGTCGTACCTCGCGCCGCTCTACCCAGCCTGGGACCGCGCCCTCGCGAACGAGCTGCGCCGCCGGTTCCGGCTCGATGCGCGGCGCAAGATCGGCACGCTTTCGCGGGGGGAGCGGATGAAGGCGGCGCTGCTCTGTGCCCTGGCGCCCCGCCCGCGCCTCCTGCTGCTGGACGAGCCCTTCACGGGGATGGACGCGGTGGTCAAGGATGAGCTCGTCCACGGGCTTCTGGAGTCCGCCGGCGAGGAGGGGTGGACGATTCTGGTGTGCTCGCACGACATCGACGAGCTGGAGATGCTGGCGGACTGGGTCGGCTTCCTAGACCGGGGGCGGCTGACGCTCTCGGAGCCGATGGAGGTTCTGCGAGAGCGCCTCAGGCGCGTGGACGTGGTGGCCGCGAACGGAGCGGTGCCGCTCCCCGCGCGCCTGCCCGCGGAATGGCTGGCGGTGGAGCGTTCGGGACCGCGCATCAGCTTCCTCCTTTCCGGCGCGGGGAGTCCGGCGGGAGGCGCGGAATTGCGCGGGTGGTTTCCCGAAGCCGCGCGGATCGACGTGCGCGCCGCTTCGCTGCGGGAGATCTTCGTCGCCCTCGCCCAGGGCAGCGGCGGGCAGACGCACACCGTGGAGGTCGCATCATGAGGTGGCATGCGCAGGTGCTGCACGTGGCCCGCAAGGATCTTCGGCTGTCGCGGTGGCTCCTGCTGGCGTACGCCGCGGTGGTCGCGGCCGCCGGGGCGGCGGCGGCGGAGTGGGGCGTCTTCGCGGCCATCGCTCCGGCGCTCCGGATGCTCGGCGTCGTCATGTTGGGGGCGGTGCTGCTCGCGGTTCTGGTG from Longimicrobium sp. encodes the following:
- a CDS encoding GntR family transcriptional regulator, which encodes MLPFEVVLRAGESPYRQVVYAATRAVVAGEMAPGSSFPSVRELSQALKINPNTAHKVVAQLVRDGILEVLPGIGTVVAETRHSSPEERRLLLSEAVEHLVVEAKRLGLDEEDVLDAVSARWAELFGEDGPHENARARNEPGGSQRWRS